From Pseudomonas arsenicoxydans:
CGGGCAGCTTCACGGCGAACTTACTCGTGAATGGAATTCGGAAGGGCTAATAATCCGCCTAGCGTTCGTAGCGTCACTTTGTAAGTAAGCAATTTTAATCGCTCAACCGGATTCCGTCCGAGCGCCTGCCTGAAGATCAGCTCTTTAGCGTCAGCTCAACGCAAAAAACCCTAAGAACTCTCGCGCGCTGAACTATGGCGCAAATATTGCTAAAACTCTGCGTTACCCGCGCGATAGTGATCACAATCCTTGCAATCAGCTGACGCAGCAACCCCGTCGATGGTGGCCAAGCATCCACAAATGCTGAAGCAGTTGATCGGTGTCGCTTCACCGCTCTGTGGCCAGAAGCGTCATGATCTTTGAGATAAGCATACGGATCATGAGCGCTATATCGTTACTACCTGACCGCCCATCGGACTTTAAATTCACTACCTCTAGTTAGTAGCGACTGGCTTCGCCCTTGGCTGGCCATTCACTATCATCTGATCGTGCTTTATTTTCAGCTTCCTTCTTCGCGAGAGGTGATTGACTTGAGCTGCTTTCCCATTCGTTAGGTTCTGGCTCAGCGGTGTCGATCTCCGGTTGCTTAACCTTGAGCTGATCTTGAGCGAGACGCCAATAAAACTCGTCAGCGCATTGCGGGCGACCGTCTTTTTCCCACAATTCGTAAGCTTTTTCCCGGACTTTCCAATCTTCGATCATGATGTCATTCCTCTTGGATGGAGTCGCTGTAGATTTTCGGGCGAGTCAAAAGACCCAGTGGGCACGCTTCGTCGCCGTCCAATCTCAAAGCCCGCGTCCGCTCCGGGCCACGCGTCTGGAGGAAAGCAACTCAGAAAGCCTATGCTTCGCGCATCCACTTTATTGGAATTAGATCGTGCGACTATGGTTCAAAGTTTTTAATCGATGGTTAGCGTAAATCTTCATGGCAGGCCGAACGGCCCCACATGCCCGGCGCCATTGTGGTCGCCTCATCTGGCCTCAGCTTGGTTGGTCGACGACGGTTATGTGTGTCAGCCTTACCAGCTCAGTCTGCTTTAAAATCTCCCTCGGCGTCGCGTCAGCAGTGGGCATGATTAAGCTACTCTCACCGTCCCCGAAATGCAGCTGTAACAGGTGCATCGCGGACTCATGAGCGGGCAACTGAACCTGCTTGAGTTCAAATTGATGAGGGCGGGGCTCGCCGTCGCACAGATATTCAATCTTGAAGATGCGCATGGTTTGTTTCTCCTATTGGGTGCCATCAAAAAACCTGACCAGAAGGTCAGTTTTAGCTCGACTGCAGATCCAAAGTTGATTATTGAGGGGGCTTTATGTTCCTTGAGACACGGCCTGCGCTCGCCAGGTGCCGTCAGCCTTTGACGTTGAACTCTTCTGTTATGGCTACCGTCTAGCACATAGATGTGGATAGAAAATTGAGGCTTAAATCCCTGGCGTTAAAGGACATACCCATGACCGACCGCGCACGTTTGAATTACTTAAACGACACCCTTTTCGGCCCAATCGCTAAAACTATTGATTGCGACGTACTCATCACGTCCATCACGCCGGATGCCTTTCAGGTGCAGGTACTATCGCCAGTACCTGATGATCTACACAAGGCTCACTCCCTGACCATAATTCTTTCTTCAGGAGAACGCTTGAACGGCACGGTGGCCCACGTCCGTAGACTGGAAAATGCTGATTTGGAGTTTCAGATCGATATATGAAATTCCACCGCCACATCAGGGTTCGGAGATCCTAGAATGAACAAACCGCGAGCTGAGACAGTTACTGTCCAAACCCTGAGGTTTGAACGCAACCAGTGGGTTCCCAATAACCCGCACCTGCCGGTACTCATTTACCCCACCGCGATTGCAGTTCAGGGCGATGACCCGGCTGCGCTGTTCGAGCAGACCTTCATCGCCAATGGCTGGCCACCACAATGGCGATACGGAGTTTATAACTACCACCACTACCATACCGAAGGTCATGAAGTGCTTGGCATCGCCAGCGGTCGGGCTCAGCTGGTGCTGGGCGGCCCGGATGGTCACGTACTTGAGGTCACAGCAGGCGATGTGTTGCTACTGCCTGCAGGCACCGGCCATTGCAATTTGGATTCAAGTGAAGATTTTCTGGTCGTCGGTGCTTATCCGCCGGGGCAGCGTGCAGATATCTGCCGCGAGGCCCCCACCAAGGCTCAACTGGCTAGCATCGACACACTGTCGTTTCCCGACCAGGATCCGGTGCAAGGCGCCGTACATCGGTATTGGACTGGACAGGATTAAGATACTGCAGTCAATCACGGATGGCGCGAACCTTTCCGCTGAACACTTTGAAGCCGTAGGTGTTGTAGAGGAGCGTCACTGGGATCAGCACGGCAAACCCAACCAGCATGAATATCTGACTGGTGGGACTTGAAGCAGCCTTTTGCAGGGTTAGGTTAGGCGGGACAATCAATGGAAAGAGCACTGCGACCATCAAGGCGAACGCCAAGATGAAAATCCCCAGCGCGGCAAATAGCGGCAGATAGTGCCGGCGGCTTCGAAAGCCCAAGGCGAAACTGATTAGCAATGCAGTGAGCAGTATTGCCGCCGGCAACCAGATAAGTCGATTGGAAAGCCGTTGCGCATATCGAGCATCCAGCGTCGCTGTCCAGATCACCAAAACGGCCAACAACATCATGGTCACGATGGCCAACGCCCGTGCCTGTCGACCTGACCGACGGTGTAGATCGTCTTCAGCGCGCCAATACAGCCAGCACGCGCCCAACCACGTGTAACCCACTACGAGCACCGCGCCACAATACAGTGGAAACAAGTCCGACCACTCCCAGCCGTCCCCGCTGTACTGCCCGTCTTGATTCGGCACGCCTTGTATAAGCGTTCCCAACACAATCCCCTGAGTTGCCCCGGCTAGCAGTGAACCGATCAACAGCAAGCCATCAACCATGCGCTTCATACGAGAGCTTTTCGAGTAGTCGCGAAACTCCAGTGCTACTGCGCGAAGAATCAATGCCAGGAACATCGCGATAAACGGCAAATAAAGCGCCGGCAGCAGGACGGCATAAGCCAGCGGAAACAACGCCAGCAGACCGCCGCCACCGAGCACGAGCCACGTTTCGTTAGCGTCCCAAATCGGAAGGATAGTCACAGCCATGGCACGTCGGTGCTGACTGCATCGAGTAAGACCAAGCAGCACCCCCACACCAAGATCAGTGCCGTCCAACAGCACGTAGCTCAAGACCGAAAACCCCAGTGCGGCTGCGGACAATAGCGTGACCCAGTCATAGTCCATCATGGATGTTTACCCTCGGGATTTACCCGTTTCATCAGCCAAAGTGGGTTGTGGCCCGGACTCATCTTCGTGAGGTGGCTCCCGCAAAAGTCGCAACAGCACCCAGAGACCCACGCCGAAGATCACCAGATAAAATGACAGGATTGTCCACGTTGCTCCTACGACCTGCTGACGAGACACCGAAGACAGGCTGTCAGCAGTGCGCATCAACCCATAAATAGTAAAGGGCTGACGGCCAACCTCTGTAACAACCCACCCACTCAGCATCGCCAGAAATCCAGCAGGCGCCATCAGCACACACCCTCGGAACATCCAGCGTGCCGAGTACAAGCGATGTCGCCAGCGTAATACCAGACTGATTAGCCCCTGCCCCAGCATCAACAGCCCCAATCCGACCATGACACGGAAAGCGAAGAACACGGGTGGCACAGGTGGTATGTCCCCAGGTGGGAATTCATCAAGCGCTGCAATAGTGCCGCTCAGGTCATGTCGCAGGTACAACGACGCGACTCGTGGAATCGCCACTTCCCAATGGTTGCGTCGCTCAGCCATATCTGGAATGGCGAATAAACGTAATGGCTCCCCCTCTCCTTTCGCCGGTCGTGTCCAGGAGCCTTCGATGGCGGCAACCTTTTGCGGCTGAACTTTAAGGCTGTGCTCACCATGCAGATCGCCCACCAGTAGTTGCACAGGCGTCAGCAACGCAACCACCCACAACGCAATGGAGTAGGCAAGCCGGGC
This genomic window contains:
- a CDS encoding cytochrome ubiquinol oxidase subunit I, with the translated sequence MDSIDSALAAARAQFAIAISFHIVLAAFTIGLANFLMALEALWLWRKQRVYLDVYLYWLKMFALNVAVGTASGLILEYQFGLNWSRLSTQAGDILGPLMFYEILAAFFLEAGFLGIMLFGLKKVGPRLHFFATCSVALGSLISAFWILSANSWMQTPAGYSIGAGGRFIAENWWAIIFNPSFPYRLVHMSLAAIIGSASLVAGISAWQLLHVPQNPRARLAYSIALWVVALLTPVQLLVGDLHGEHSLKVQPQKVAAIEGSWTRPAKGEGEPLRLFAIPDMAERRNHWEVAIPRVASLYLRHDLSGTIAALDEFPPGDIPPVPPVFFAFRVMVGLGLLMLGQGLISLVLRWRHRLYSARWMFRGCVLMAPAGFLAMLSGWVVTEVGRQPFTIYGLMRTADSLSSVSRQQVVGATWTILSFYLVIFGVGLWVLLRLLREPPHEDESGPQPTLADETGKSRG
- the cydB gene encoding cytochrome d ubiquinol oxidase subunit II: MMDYDWVTLLSAAALGFSVLSYVLLDGTDLGVGVLLGLTRCSQHRRAMAVTILPIWDANETWLVLGGGGLLALFPLAYAVLLPALYLPFIAMFLALILRAVALEFRDYSKSSRMKRMVDGLLLIGSLLAGATQGIVLGTLIQGVPNQDGQYSGDGWEWSDLFPLYCGAVLVVGYTWLGACWLYWRAEDDLHRRSGRQARALAIVTMMLLAVLVIWTATLDARYAQRLSNRLIWLPAAILLTALLISFALGFRSRRHYLPLFAALGIFILAFALMVAVLFPLIVPPNLTLQKAASSPTSQIFMLVGFAVLIPVTLLYNTYGFKVFSGKVRAIRD
- a CDS encoding cupin, producing MNKPRAETVTVQTLRFERNQWVPNNPHLPVLIYPTAIAVQGDDPAALFEQTFIANGWPPQWRYGVYNYHHYHTEGHEVLGIASGRAQLVLGGPDGHVLEVTAGDVLLLPAGTGHCNLDSSEDFLVVGAYPPGQRADICREAPTKAQLASIDTLSFPDQDPVQGAVHRYWTGQD
- a CDS encoding DUF2934 domain-containing protein, producing MIEDWKVREKAYELWEKDGRPQCADEFYWRLAQDQLKVKQPEIDTAEPEPNEWESSSSQSPLAKKEAENKARSDDSEWPAKGEASRY